The following coding sequences lie in one uncultured Bacteroides sp. genomic window:
- the rpsM gene encoding 30S ribosomal protein S13, giving the protein MAIRIVGVDLPQNKRGEIALTYVYGIGRSSSAKILDKAGVDRDLKVKDWSDDQAAKIREIIGAEFKVEGDLRSEVQLNIKRLMDIGCYRGIRHRIGLPVRGQSTKNNARTRKGRKKTVANKKKATK; this is encoded by the coding sequence ATGGCTATAAGAATAGTTGGTGTAGATTTACCTCAAAATAAGAGAGGTGAGATAGCGTTGACCTATGTATATGGAATAGGTCGCAGTAGTTCAGCTAAGATTTTGGATAAAGCTGGAGTAGACAGAGATCTTAAAGTAAAAGATTGGAGTGATGATCAAGCTGCTAAAATCCGTGAAATCATAGGTGCAGAATTTAAAGTAGAAGGTGATCTTCGTTCTGAAGTTCAACTAAACATTAAGAGATTAATGGATATTGGTTGTTACCGTGGTATACGTCATCGTATTGGTTTGCCTGTTAGAGGTCAAAGTACCAAGAATAATGCACGTACACGTAAGGGTAGAAAGAAAACAGTTGCAAATAAGAAAAAAGCTACTAAATAA
- the infA gene encoding translation initiation factor IF-1, producing MAKQSAIEQDGVIVEALSNAMFHVELENGHEITAHISGKMRMHYIKILPGDKVRVEMSPYDLSKGRIVFRYK from the coding sequence ATGGCAAAACAATCTGCAATAGAACAAGATGGAGTAATCGTTGAAGCATTGTCTAACGCAATGTTTCATGTAGAGTTAGAAAATGGACATGAGATTACCGCTCATATCTCAGGTAAAATGAGAATGCATTACATTAAAATATTACCTGGTGATAAAGTGAGAGTGGAAATGTCCCCTTATGATTTATCTAAAGGTAGAATCGTTTTTAGATATAAATAA
- the map gene encoding type I methionyl aminopeptidase — MIFLKTEEEIELLRASNLLVGKTLAEVAKLIKPGVTTRELDKVAEEFIRDNGAIPTFKGFPNQFGDPFPSSLCTSVNEQVVHGIPDDRPLNDGDIVSIDCGTFMNGFCGDSAYTFCVGDVDHEVRRLLKVTKDSLYIGIQNAVVGKRLGDIGYAIQQHCESNSFGVVREFVGHGIGKDMHEDPQVPNYGKRGYGTLLKKGLCIAIEPMITLGSREIVMERDGWTVRTKDMKAAAHFEHTIAIGPNGADILSSFDFIEQVLGDKAI, encoded by the coding sequence ATGATATTTCTTAAAACAGAAGAGGAGATAGAATTACTACGAGCAAGTAATTTGCTCGTAGGTAAAACATTGGCAGAGGTAGCTAAGCTTATTAAACCGGGTGTTACAACTCGCGAGCTTGATAAAGTTGCTGAAGAGTTTATAAGGGATAATGGAGCGATTCCTACTTTTAAGGGATTCCCAAATCAGTTTGGAGATCCATTTCCTAGTTCTCTTTGCACCTCTGTTAATGAACAAGTGGTACATGGTATACCTGATGATAGACCTTTGAATGATGGTGATATTGTTTCAATAGACTGCGGAACATTTATGAATGGTTTTTGTGGTGATTCTGCTTATACTTTTTGTGTAGGAGATGTTGACCACGAAGTCCGTAGATTATTGAAAGTTACGAAAGATTCTCTTTACATTGGTATACAAAATGCTGTTGTGGGCAAACGTCTTGGCGACATAGGGTATGCAATACAGCAACATTGTGAATCTAATTCATTTGGTGTGGTGAGAGAATTTGTCGGGCATGGTATTGGAAAAGATATGCATGAAGACCCTCAAGTACCTAATTATGGTAAAAGAGGATATGGCACATTGCTAAAAAAAGGGTTGTGTATTGCTATTGAACCAATGATCACATTAGGATCTCGTGAGATCGTAATGGAACGAGATGGCTGGACTGTTAGAACAAAAGACATGAAAGCTGCGGCGCACTTTGAACACACAATAGCAATCGGTCCAAATGGTGCAGATATACTGTCCTCATTTGATTTTATTGAACAAGTTTTAGGAGATAAAGCGATTTAA
- the rpmJ gene encoding 50S ribosomal protein L36, which produces MKVRASLKKRTPECKIVRRNGCLYVINKKNPKYKQRQG; this is translated from the coding sequence ATGAAAGTAAGAGCATCATTAAAAAAACGTACGCCGGAATGCAAAATCGTTAGACGTAATGGCTGTTTGTATGTTATTAACAAGAAAAATCCTAAGTATAAACAACGTCAAGGATAA